One stretch of Nicotiana tabacum cultivar K326 chromosome 18, ASM71507v2, whole genome shotgun sequence DNA includes these proteins:
- the LOC107823976 gene encoding protein NARROW LEAF 1, whose product MDRARLNKRTRCSGSTPSEESALDLEKYCYSYSNLPSLSPPTLQPYASAGQHSESNAAYFSWPSRLNDAAEERANYFANLQKGVLPETLGRLPEGQRATTLLDLMTIRASHSKLLRCYSLGTAIGFRIRRGVLTDIPAILVFVSRKVHKQWLSPIQCLPTALEGPGGVWCEVDVVEFSYFGAPEPTPKEQLYTEIVDDLRGSDPCIGSGSQVASQETYGTLGAIVRSLSGNRQVGFLTNRHVAVDLDYPNQKMFHPLPPTLGPGVYLGSVERATSFIRDDLWYGIFAGINPETFVRADGAFIPFTDDFDMTSVTTSVKGIGEIGDVKLIDLQSPISSLIGKQVMKVGRSSGLTTGTVLAYALEYNDEKGICFLTDFLVVGENQQTFDLEGDSGSLIILKGENGEKPRPIGIIWGGTANRGRLKLKVGQSPENWTSGVDLGRLLNFLELDIITKDEALRVAIQEQIAASATVVGSTAGDSSPPDIMLPKDKIEPLGLHIQQIPLEDGVGGPDINSSPVEAAFNLEEGGVNFGASVEHQFIPSFNGQPPANQDDQRDTSAYENLSALRKGSDEDISFSLQLGGHESKRRRSEASPSADEPE is encoded by the exons ATGGATCGAGCAAGGTTGAATAAAAGAACCCGTTGCTCAGGTTCAACACCGTCAGAGGAGTCAGCTTTAGACCTTGAAAAATACTGTTACAGTTATTCTAATCTTCCTTCACTAAGTCCACCAACACTTCAACCTTATGCATCTGCTGGACAACATTCTGAGAGCAATGCTGCATACTTCTCCTGGCCTAGTCGACTGAATGATGCTGCTGAAGAGAGAGCAAACTATTTCGCAAATCTTCAGAAAGGGGTTCTGCCAGAAACTCTTGGCCGATTGCCTGAGGGGCAGCGAGCAACAACATTGCTTGATCTCATGACTATAAGGGCATCTCATAGCAAACTCTTGCGTTGCTACAGTCTCGGTACAGCAATTGGTTTTCGTATTCGACGTGGtgttttgactgatataccagCGATACTAGTGTTTGTGTCCAGGAAAGTTCACAAACAATGGCTTAGTCCAATTCAGTGTCTACCTACTGCTTTGGAG GGTCCTGGAGGGGTGTGGTGTGAAGTAGATGTGGTCGAGTTCTCCTATTTTGGTGCACCAGAGCCGACACCGAAGGAACAATTGtatactgagatagtagatgacCTTCGGGGTAGCGACCCATGTATTGGCTCAGGGTCTCAG GTAGCAAGCCAAGAGACATATGGAACCTTGGGTGCTATTGTGAGGAGCCTATCAGGCAATCGACAAGTTGGTTTCTTGACAAATCGGCATGTTGCTGTTGACTTAGATTACCCAAATCAGAAAATGTTCCATCCTTTACCTCCAACACTTGGACCTGGGGTATATCTCGGTTCAGTCGAGAGAGCTACATCCTTTATCAGAGACGACCTTTGGTATGGCATATTTGCTGGCATAAATCCAG AGACGTTTGTTAGGGCAGATGGTGCATTCATCCCGTTCACAGATGATTTTGATATGACCTCTGTGACTACTTCTGTAAAGGGCATAGGGGAAATTGGAGATGTCAAACTTATAGATTTGCAATCTCCAATTAGTAGCCTCATTGGGAAGCAGGTGATGAAAGTCGGAAGAAGCTCTGGATTGACTACAGGAACTGTCTTGGCATATGCCCTTGAATACAATGATGAGAAAGGGATTTGCTTCTTGACAGATTTTCTTGTTGTTGGAGAAAACCAGCAGACATTTGACCTTGAAGGAGACAGTGGAAGTTTAATCATTTTAAAGGGTGAGAATGGGGAGAAACCCCGACCAATTGGTATTATTTGGGGTGGAACTGCAAATAGGGGCCGGCTTAAACTAAAAGTGGGTCAATCTCCGGAGAATTGGACTAGTGGAGTTGACCTTGGGCGCCTGCTCAATTTCCTTGAACTTGATATCATCACAAAAGATGAAGCTCTAAGAG TTGCAATACAGGAACAGATAGCTGCCTCTGCCACAGTAGTTGGCTCTACAGCTGGGGATTCTTCGCCTCCAGATATAATGCTTCCAAAGGACAAAATAGAGCCTCTTGGGCTTCATATTCAACAAATTCCCTTGGAAGATGGTGTTGGCGGCCCTGATATAAACTCTTCGCCTGTGGAAGCTGCATTTAACTTGGAAGAAGGTGGGGTCAACTTTGGTGCAAGTGTTGAACATCAATTCATTCCAAGCTTCAATGGACAACCCCCGGCTAATCAAGATGATCAACGTGACACGTCAGCATATGAGAATCTCTCAGCTTTGAGGAAAGGCTCTGATGAAGACATTAGCTTTTCCTTGCAGTTGGGTGGTCATGAATCCAAGAGAAGACGTTCAGAAGCTTCACCAAGTGCAGATGAACCAGAATGA